Sequence from the Herbaspirillum sp. meg3 genome:
GCACGGCGTAGCTCTTTCTCCGCCTCATCCATGTTGCCCATGCGGAATTCCGCCCAGCCCAGGCTGTCGGCGATGAAAGGATCTTCAGGCGCCAGTTCGACCGCTTTCTTGATCAGCGACACGGCTTCGGGCAGGCGGATGTTACGGTCGGCCAGTGAATATCCCAGCGCGTTGTAAGCATGCTGGTTATTCGGCGCGAGTTCGATGATCTTGCGCAGCGACGTTTCCATATCCTTGTAGTTGCCGGTCTTGTCGGTCACCATTGCATAGTCGTACAGCAGGTCGGTGCTATCGGGAAAGCGCTTCAGACCGGCCGACAAAACGTCCGCCGCATCCTGATAGCGTTCGCTGTCGCGCAGGATCTGCGCTTCGCCCTGAATCAGCTGCAACAGTTCGCGATCATTGCCGGCATCCGATTGTGCTTGTTGCAGTACCTTGCGGGCGCCATCGATGTCGCCGCTCTTGGTCATCAATTGCGCACGGCGGATTTGTACGGCGTTATACGATTCACCCGGTTCGACTTGTTCCAGATACTTCAATGCAGCCGGGATGTCGTTGCGTTCTTCGGCAATTTGCGACAGCAGCAGCAGCGCTTGTGTGGGATCGCGTTCATCTTCCGGCTGGGCTGCCAGTACTTCCAGATAGCGCTTCAGGTAAGTTTCGCCTTCGGTCAGATGATTGGTCTGCACGTTCAGGATGCCCAATGCGTACAGCGTGGTCAGGTCATCCTTGTCGTCTTTGAGCAAGGTCTGGAATTGACTGCGCGCCTGTTCGAACTGTTTTTGTTCAACCAGCCCGCGGGCATAGGCAACACGCACTTCGCGCGAATCCGGATACTTTTTGAGGAAGTCGGACACCAGCTTCATCGCTTCAGTGCCATCGGGCGTCACTTGCGCCAGCGTCAGGATCGCCAGTTCGGAATCAGGTTTGATCTTCAGCGCCTGCTTTGCTTCATCGCGTGCACGTTCGCCGTCACGATTGGAAAAGGCGCCTTGCGCCAGCGCGACGTGAGTTTCAAGCAGCGTCGGATAGGGAGCCACGATGTTTTGCAGGATGATGTAAGCGCCGGACTTGTCTTTGGCGCGCATCAGCAGACGCTGGATCTGCAGAATCATCGGGCCGCGCGCTTGCGGATCAGCTTCTGCAAGGCGTTGCGCCATGAGCGGCTGGATTTCTGAAATATTGTCGCCCAACATGATCAGGCCAAGGTAGTTCTGCAGAGCCTCATCCGAATGCGGCGCCAGCTCGGTCCAAAGACGGACGGCGGCGAGTGCTTCGTTGGGGTGGCGCGCGGCCAGAGCCATTTCGGCGGCGCGTTTTGCCAGGCGCGGGTCTCGGGTTTGCTGGGCCGCGCCGAGCAAGGTGACATAAGCCGCCTGCCATTGGCCGCGCTGGAATGCGATTTCCGAGCTCATGATTCTGAACAGGACTTCATCGCTCAGCTCAGGTGTCGGCAGCGCATCTTCCGGTTGCGCCTTGGCTTTGGCCTGCCCCTTGCGGGCCGGTGTTGCTTTGACCAGAGTCTGTTTCTTGCTGGTTGCAGCTGCAGCCGTAGTTGCATCGGTCTCGCTGGGTTGCCGCAGGCTTGCACACGCGGAGAGCATGACGGAGAGCGTTACAATGGCGAGAGGTTTTTTCAAGGGAAATCCTGAGTAATTTGGCAAATGAGCGAGCAAATATTAATTTTACGCTCAACGGCATGCTTCTTGGTGTAAGCGAGTGTAAACCATCTGCCTTATCATAGCGTCTATAGCCGTCGATGATCGCTCGCCGCTATCTTGCAATCTCCCTTGCCCTTCCATTCACGAGTACGTGTTTCCATGCCTGAATTACCAGAAGTAGAAGTTACCCGCCGCGGCGTCGCTCCTCATCTTGAGGGGCGTAAGGTCACCGCTGTGGTGATGCGCCATACCGGCTTGCGCTGGCCGTTTCCGGTCGATCTGGAGGCACGGCTGGCCGGTCATGCAGTGCGGTCGACCGGACGACGCGGCAAATATCTCCTCATTCACTTTGACCATGGCACGCTGATCGTGCATCTGGGGATGTCGGGGCATCTGCGTATTCTGCCCCTGGGAATAACGCCGCAAAAGCATGATCACTTCGATCTGGTGGTCGGCAAGCAAGTCATGCGTATGACCGATCCACGTCGCTTTGGCGCCGTTTTATGGCACGACGCTGCCGATGGCAACATCGAGGAGCACATGCTTTTGCGCGGCCTCGGGCTTGAGCCGCTGGAAGATAAATTTTCTGCGAAGGAGTTGCATCGCCAGACGCGCAACCGCAGCGCACCTATCAAGCAGGTCTTGCTGGCCGGGGACATCGTCGTCGGCGTCGGCAATATCTATGCATCGGAAAGCCTGTTCAAAGCCGGCATCAATCCAAAGACCGCCGCCGGCAAGATCAGCCTGCCACGTTACGAAAAGCTGGTGACAGCAATTCGAGAGACCTTGGCAGCCGCCATTGAACAGGGCGGCAGCAGCTTGCGCGACTTCATTGCCGTCAACGGCCAGTCGGGATATTTCCAGCAAAGCTATTTCGTCTATAACCGTACCGGGCAGGACTGCCGTATCTGCGCGACGCCGATACGTCAGATCAAGCAAGGCCAGCGTTCCACCTTTTACTGTGTGATTTGCCAACGATGAAACGTGTACTCACCAAAACGGATATGACGCCCGGCGTCGTCCAGGCAGGCGCATTGACGGGGGCACTGACAGCTGCAGACAATTTTGTTGATCCGGATTTTTCGGCTGCCGTTATCGGCTGGCAAAAGCAGCATGGCCGGCACGCGTTGCCGTGGCAAAACACCCGCGATGCCTATCGCATCTGGCTCTCCGAGATCATGCTGCAGCAGACGCAGGTGACGGCCGTGATTCCCTATTATCAAAAATTTCTGCAGAGCTTTCCGACCGTCGAGAGTCTCGCGGCGGCGCCGTCGGAAGCCGTGATGTCGCACTGGGCCGGCTTGGGCTACTACACGCGTGCGCGCAATCTGCATCGCTGCGCGCAACGTGTGACGGCCGAATACGGTGGACGCTTTCCCGATGATCCCGACCTGCTGGCCGATTTGCCGGGGATTGGCCGCTCGACAGCGGCCGCGATTGCGGCTTTCGCCTACGGCAAGCGTGCAGCCATTTTGGATGGCAACGTCAAGCGGGTATTTGCGCGCGTGTTTGGGGTGGAGGGCTTTCCCGGTTCGAAGCCGGTGGAGGATTTGCTGTGGCGACGTGCGGTGGCTTTGTTGCCGCAATCCGACATGGAATCCTACACGCAGGGTTTGATGGATCTGGGGGCGACGCTTTGCGTGCGCGGCAAGCCGGCCTGTGATCGTTGTCCACTGGCACAGCGCTGTGTGGCGCTTGCTACAGACCGGACTGCCGAGCTGCCGGTGCGTAAGCCGAAGAAAGCGGTTCCGGAGAAAGATACGATGATGCTGGTCATCAGCGAGGGCGCAGACGTCTTGTTGCAGCAGCGTCCGGACAGCGGCATCTGGGGCGG
This genomic interval carries:
- a CDS encoding tetratricopeptide repeat protein, translated to MKKPLAIVTLSVMLSACASLRQPSETDATTAAAATSKKQTLVKATPARKGQAKAKAQPEDALPTPELSDEVLFRIMSSEIAFQRGQWQAAYVTLLGAAQQTRDPRLAKRAAEMALAARHPNEALAAVRLWTELAPHSDEALQNYLGLIMLGDNISEIQPLMAQRLAEADPQARGPMILQIQRLLMRAKDKSGAYIILQNIVAPYPTLLETHVALAQGAFSNRDGERARDEAKQALKIKPDSELAILTLAQVTPDGTEAMKLVSDFLKKYPDSREVRVAYARGLVEQKQFEQARSQFQTLLKDDKDDLTTLYALGILNVQTNHLTEGETYLKRYLEVLAAQPEDERDPTQALLLLSQIAEERNDIPAALKYLEQVEPGESYNAVQIRRAQLMTKSGDIDGARKVLQQAQSDAGNDRELLQLIQGEAQILRDSERYQDAADVLSAGLKRFPDSTDLLYDYAMVTDKTGNYKDMETSLRKIIELAPNNQHAYNALGYSLADRNIRLPEAVSLIKKAVELAPEDPFIADSLGWAEFRMGNMDEAEKELRRAYGLRPDPEIGIHLGEILWTRGKQDEAKKLWREAQSKDPKNDVLKSTLERLKVQL
- the mutM gene encoding bifunctional DNA-formamidopyrimidine glycosylase/DNA-(apurinic or apyrimidinic site) lyase produces the protein MPELPEVEVTRRGVAPHLEGRKVTAVVMRHTGLRWPFPVDLEARLAGHAVRSTGRRGKYLLIHFDHGTLIVHLGMSGHLRILPLGITPQKHDHFDLVVGKQVMRMTDPRRFGAVLWHDAADGNIEEHMLLRGLGLEPLEDKFSAKELHRQTRNRSAPIKQVLLAGDIVVGVGNIYASESLFKAGINPKTAAGKISLPRYEKLVTAIRETLAAAIEQGGSSLRDFIAVNGQSGYFQQSYFVYNRTGQDCRICATPIRQIKQGQRSTFYCVICQR
- the mutY gene encoding A/G-specific adenine glycosylase; its protein translation is MKRVLTKTDMTPGVVQAGALTGALTAADNFVDPDFSAAVIGWQKQHGRHALPWQNTRDAYRIWLSEIMLQQTQVTAVIPYYQKFLQSFPTVESLAAAPSEAVMSHWAGLGYYTRARNLHRCAQRVTAEYGGRFPDDPDLLADLPGIGRSTAAAIAAFAYGKRAAILDGNVKRVFARVFGVEGFPGSKPVEDLLWRRAVALLPQSDMESYTQGLMDLGATLCVRGKPACDRCPLAQRCVALATDRTAELPVRKPKKAVPEKDTMMLVISEGADVLLQQRPDSGIWGGLLSLPELPVSQSAEEFELAVDTATRPFGTIAACRKLQPFSHVFTHFKLHVSPFQVVLKKRLLQAAESVYVWYPVAGLADAPLPAPVKKLLLGVLRTDDLLN